One window of the Peromyscus maniculatus bairdii isolate BWxNUB_F1_BW_parent chromosome 18, HU_Pman_BW_mat_3.1, whole genome shotgun sequence genome contains the following:
- the Bloc1s1 gene encoding biogenesis of lysosome-related organelles complex 1 subunit 1 isoform X2: MYGRSLFRGLTSVGSLQTRKKRRQEAITAATCLTEALVDHLNVGVAQAYMNQRKLDHEVKTLQVQAAQFAKQTGQWIGMVENFNQALKEIGDVENWARSIELDMRTIATALEYVYKGQLQSAPS, from the exons ATGTATGGGAGGTCCTTGTTCAGAGGTCTGACGTCAGTGGGCAGTTTGCAGACGAGGA agaagaggcGGCAAGAGGCCATCACCGCAGCGACCTGCCTGACCGAAGCTTTGGTGGACCACCTCAATGTGGG TGTGGCCCAGGCCTACATGAACCAGAGGAAGCTGGACCATGAGGTGAAGACCCTACAGGTCCAGGCTGCCCAGTTTGCCAAGCAGACGGGCCAGTGGATTGGAATGGTGGAGAACTTCAACCAGGCACTTAAG GAAATCGGGGACGTGGAGAACTGGGCTCGGAGCATCGAGCTGGACATGCGCACCATTGCCACTGCCCTGGAGTACGTCTACAAAGGGCAGCTCCAGTCCGCCCCGTCCTAG
- the Bloc1s1 gene encoding biogenesis of lysosome-related organelles complex 1 subunit 1 isoform X1: MLSRLLKEHQAKQNERKELQEKRRQEAITAATCLTEALVDHLNVGVAQAYMNQRKLDHEVKTLQVQAAQFAKQTGQWIGMVENFNQALKEIGDVENWARSIELDMRTIATALEYVYKGQLQSAPS, encoded by the exons ATGCTGTCCCGCCTGCTCAAGGAACACCAGGCCAAGCAGAACGAACGCAAGGAGCTGCAGG agaagaggcGGCAAGAGGCCATCACCGCAGCGACCTGCCTGACCGAAGCTTTGGTGGACCACCTCAATGTGGG TGTGGCCCAGGCCTACATGAACCAGAGGAAGCTGGACCATGAGGTGAAGACCCTACAGGTCCAGGCTGCCCAGTTTGCCAAGCAGACGGGCCAGTGGATTGGAATGGTGGAGAACTTCAACCAGGCACTTAAG GAAATCGGGGACGTGGAGAACTGGGCTCGGAGCATCGAGCTGGACATGCGCACCATTGCCACTGCCCTGGAGTACGTCTACAAAGGGCAGCTCCAGTCCGCCCCGTCCTAG
- the Rdh5 gene encoding retinol dehydrogenase 5, with the protein MWLPLLLGALLWAVLWLLRDRQRLPASHAFIFITGCDSGFGRLLALQLDQKGFQVLAGCLTPSGAEDLQQMASPRLHTTVLDITDPQNVQQVAKWVKTHVGETGLFGLVNNAGVAGVIGPTPWLTRDDFQHVLNVNTLGPIGVTLALLPLLQQARGRVVNITSVLGRLAANGGGYCVSKFGLEAFSDSLRRDMAPFGVRVSTVEPGFFRTPVTNLESLENTLKACWAQLPPATQARYGEAFLTSYLQVQRRIMNLICDPDLTKVTSCLEHALTARHPRTRYSPGWDAKLLWLPASYLPASLVDAVLTWVLPRPAQAID; encoded by the exons ATGTGGCTGCCCCTGCTTCTCGGTGCCTTgctgtgggcagtgctgtggtTGCTCAGAGACCGGCAGAGACTGCCTGCCAGCCACGCTTTCATATTCATCACTGGCTGTGACTCAGGCTTTGGGCGCCTCCTGGCACTGCAACTTGACCAGAAAGGCTTCCAAGTCCTGGCCGGCTGCCTGACCCCCTCTGGGGCAGAAGACCTACAGCAGATGGCCTCCCCCCGCCTCCACACAACAGTGCTGGATATCACTGACCCCCAGAATGTCCAGCAGGTTGCCAAGTGGGTGAAGACGCACGTTGGAGAAACTG GGCTCTTTGGCCTGGTGAATAATGCTGGTGTGGCTGGTGTCATCGGACCTACGCCGTGGCTGACACGGGACGATTTCCAGCACGTGCTGAACGTGAACACACTGGGTCCCATTGGGGTCACTCTTGCCCTGCTGCCCCTGCTACAACAGGCCCGGGGCCGGGTGGTCAACATCACCAGCGTCCTGGGTCGTCTCGCAGCCAATGGCGGGGGCTACTGTGTCTCCAAGTTTGGCCTGGAGGCCTTCTCTGACAGCCTGAG GCGGGACATGGCTCCATTTGGAGTACGAGTCTCCACTGTGGAGCCTGGCTTCTTCCGAACCCCTGTGACCAACCTGGAGAGTCTGGAGAACACCCTGAAGGCTTGCTGGGCCCAGCTACCACCGGCTACACAGGCCCGCTATGGGGAAGCCTTCCTCACTTCTT ATCTCCAGGTGCAGCGCCGCATCATGAACCTGATCTGTGACCCAGACCTGACTAaggtgaccagctgcctggaGCATGCCCTGACAGCTCGTCACCCCCGAACCCGCTACAGCCCAGGCTGGGACGCCAAGCTGCTCTGGCTGCCTGCCTCCTACCTTCCGGCCAGCCTGGTGGACGCTGTGCTCACCTGGGTCCTTCCCCGGCCTGCCCAGGCAATTGACTGA
- the Cd63 gene encoding CD63 antigen, whose amino-acid sequence MAVEGGMKCVKFLLYVLLLAFCACAVGLIAIGVAVQVVLNQTITHETTPGSLLPVVIIAVGAFLFLVAFVGCCGACKENYCLMITFAVFLSLIMLVEVAVAIAGYVFRDKVESEFNKNFRQQMQNYLKDNNTALVLDGLQKEFGCCGANNYTDWENISGMAKDRVPDSCCVNITVGCGNDFKKSAIHTQGCVESIGVWLRKKILLVAAAALGIAFVEVLGIIFSCCLVKSIRSGYEVM is encoded by the exons ATGGCGGTGGAAGGAGGAATGAAGTGTGTCAAGTTTTTGCTCTACGTTCTTCTGCTGGCCTTTTGc gcctgtGCAGTGGGACTGATTGCCATTGGTGTGGCAGTTCAGGTCGTCTTGAATCAGACCATCACCCACGAGACCACGCCTGGCTCCCTGTTGCCTGTGGTCATCATTGCAGTGGGCGCCTTCCTCTTCCTGGTGGCCTTTGTGGGCTGCTGTGGAGCCTGCAAGGAGAACTACTGTCTTATGATTACA TTCGCCgtcttcctgtctctcatcaTGCTGGTGGAGGTGGCCGTGGCCATCGCGGGCTATGTGTTTAGAGACAAG GTGGAGTCAGAGTTTAATAAGAACTTCCGGCAGCAGATGCAGAATTACCTCAAAGATAACAACACGGCCCTGGTTCTGGACGGGCTGCAGAAAGAA TTTGGGTGTTGTGGAGCCAATAACTACACAGACTGGGAGAACATCTCTGGTATGGCCAAGGACCGAGTCCCCGACTCCTGCTGCGTCAACATTACCGTGGGCTGTGGAAACGATTTCAAGAAATCCGCGATCCACACTCAG GGCTGTGTGGAGAGTATAGGGGTCTGGCTGAGGAAGAAGATATTGCTGGTGGCTGCAGCAGCTCTGGGCATTGCTTTTGTGGAG GTCCTGGGCATCATCTTCTCCTGCTGTCTGGTGAAAAGCATCCGAAGTGGCTATGAAGTCAtgtag